One genomic window of Anticarsia gemmatalis isolate Benzon Research Colony breed Stoneville strain chromosome 23, ilAntGemm2 primary, whole genome shotgun sequence includes the following:
- the LOC142983185 gene encoding uncharacterized protein LOC142983185 isoform X1 gives MDPQELVPLEAGELKPALRLPHTTQRNCYLAPRSCYRAPLRLCRLLLMLIVLPCLFIMIPLYLRYRVFSGQMYPMSMTDMRLIDSKISTTWCQRQVVRSNATFNAFVVPGPPELTQDLVPVSMTRELELGDDMKEYWGFYLLKGSSVTVSTCVQHPGASLIMIKGYKHLQECAYIGDDSSEEIDELYEAYNRGLLNNSTLLEKIQNFRINNEKAKANDPGAMRRHKAGVSFHDPNHAANTNSTDENKNNVDVTEVDHDPKELREILERLHALREAAKTQHAKYYQPPSNLMSLSARYRHRDPEVDISERKFLSFQDIDGNNDELNKNLVEPSVPTTPTNKIDSASTKEDIQITETKIEAVKEESNSNKEVKENISNTNTDDDEATVEVTTVGEEVELTEVETKYVTESAVRPLVDEPNSKEVFEDVLTRLQALGEKGKRVLIKLHQTMGVEYQEKTPSTAKSNIMSAVTGSGEELDRLRKVLVEAIDEEKTRSQRQQKRHAAMEQARAKRELMLGQIELKKLFNEDDEARDYAAEEGLKPDGYAEQHEVVNETTPLDMSNSEFWSSFSSSEEALLECEGLILNLPLTPHSSCAKNASENLSFAAAQANALTYRVPANGYYFFVFSSENEVQTNFIRARFDLQKTRYDVARTTLRECTNSTERCNLPLDIFTSQKVVLEVPLRNNDSLWNEQFVIISECEPRTSIYMACVIAVPVLIMIFAFQ, from the exons ATGGATCCTCAAGAATTAGTGCCTTTGGAGG CTGGCGAGCTCAAGCCCGCGCTCCGTCTCCCTCACACGACGCAGAGGAACTGCTACCTGGCTCCAAGGTCCTGCTACAGAGCCCCGCTGAGACTGTGCCGCCTGCTACTCATGCTCATCGTACTGCCCTGCTTGTTTATTATGATACCTTTATATTTAAG ATACCGCGTGTTCTCGGGACAGATGTACCCGATGAGCATGACCGACATGAGACTGATAGATAGTAAGATATCCACCACTTGGTGCCAG AGACAAGTGGTGCGATCCAACGCGACTTTTAACGCCTTCGTGGTCCCTGGTCCTCCAGAGTTGACTCAAGACCTGGTACCAGTGTCCATGACACGGGAACTGGAGCTAGGAGACGATATGAAGGAGTACTGGGGTTTCTACCTGCTGAAAGGATCTTCGGTGACTGTTTCCACTTGTGTgca ACACCCCGGCGCCTCCCTCATAATGATCAAAGGTTACAAGCACCTGCAAGAGTGCGCGTACATCGGAGACGACTCATCGGAAGAGATAGATGAACTGTACGAGGCATACAACCGTGGTCTACTCAACAACAGCACACTGCTGGAGAAGATACAGAACTTTAGAATTAATAATGAGAAGGCTAAAGCTAATGATCCTG GAGCGATGCGTCGTCACAAAGCAGGAGTAAGCTTCCATGATCCAAATCACGCAGCCAACACAAACTCAACAGATGAGAATAAGAACAATGTTGATGTTACTGAAGTTGATCATGATCCTAag GAACTAAGAGAAATCTTAGAGCGTCTCCACGCACTCCGGGAAGCAGCTAAGACGCAACACGCTAAGTACTACCAGCCACCTTCCAACCTTATGTCTCTGTCAGCTCGGTACAGACACAGGGACCCTGAGGTGGACATATCTGAGAGGAAATTCTTGTCTTTCCAAG acATTGATGGCAACAAtgatgaattaaataaaaatctagtcGAACCAAGTGTACCGACCACACCGACGAATAAAATCGATTCTGCATCGACTAAAGAAGACATACAAATTACAGAAACTAAAATTGAAGCAGTAAAAGAAGAATCAAATAGCAATAAAGAAGTAAAAGAGAATATTAGTAATACTAATACTGATGATGATGAAGCCACGGTTGAAGTTACAACAGTAGGTGAAGAAGTGGAATTGACGGAGGTGGAAACGAAATATGTTACAGAG AGTGCCGTACGACCATTAGTGGACGAACCCAATTCGAAGGAAGTGTTTGAAGATGTCCTTACCAGGCTACAGGCATTAGGAGAGAAAGGCAAGAGAGTACTCATCAAATTACATCAGACTATGGGAGTCGAATATCAAGAGAAg aCTCCATCTACAGCTAAATCCAATATAATGTCAGCCGTCACCGGCAGTGGGGAAGAATTAGACAGATTACGAAAGGTCCTAGTTGAAGCTATTGATGAAGAGAAAACCAGGTCTCAGAGACAAC AAAAACGTCACGCAGCAATGGAGCAAGCTCGCGCTAAGAGAGAACTAATGTTGGGACAAATTGAACTGAAAAAGCTTTTCAATGAAGATGATGAAGCAAGAGATTATGCAGCTGAAGAG GGTCTAAAACCAGACGGCTACGCAGAACAGCACGAAGTAGTAAACGAGACGACTCCACTAGACATGAGTAACTCAGAGTTCTGGTCATCGTTCTCCAGCAGTGAGGAAGCGCTCCTGGAGTGCGAGGGTCTGATCCTCAACCTGCCTCTCACTCCTCACAGCTCGTGTGCCAAGAACGCTTCGGAGAATCTGTCGTTTGCTGCTGCTCAAGCTAATGCGCTTACTTATAG GGTGCCAGCGAACGGCTACTACTTCTTCGTGTTCTCGTCTGAGAACGAGGTGCAGACCAACTTCATCCGCGCGCGCTTCGACCTGCAGAAGACCAGGTACGACGTGGCGCGGACCACGCTCAGGGAGTGCACTAACAGCACGGAGAGGTGTAACTTGCCGCTTGATATATTTACAAGTCagaag GTAGTATTAGAAGTGCCTCTACGGAACAACGACTCATTATGGAACGAGCAATTCGTGATCATATCGGAATGTGAACCTAGGACTTCAATATACATGGCCTGTGTCATCGCTGTGCCTGTCTTGATTATGATATTTGCTTTCCAATGA
- the LOC142983185 gene encoding uncharacterized protein LOC142983185 isoform X2, whose protein sequence is MTRELELGDDMKEYWGFYLLKGSSVTVSTCVQHPGASLIMIKGYKHLQECAYIGDDSSEEIDELYEAYNRGLLNNSTLLEKIQNFRINNEKAKANDPGAMRRHKAGVSFHDPNHAANTNSTDENKNNVDVTEVDHDPKELREILERLHALREAAKTQHAKYYQPPSNLMSLSARYRHRDPEVDISERKFLSFQDIDGNNDELNKNLVEPSVPTTPTNKIDSASTKEDIQITETKIEAVKEESNSNKEVKENISNTNTDDDEATVEVTTVGEEVELTEVETKYVTESAVRPLVDEPNSKEVFEDVLTRLQALGEKGKRVLIKLHQTMGVEYQEKTPSTAKSNIMSAVTGSGEELDRLRKVLVEAIDEEKTRSQRQQKRHAAMEQARAKRELMLGQIELKKLFNEDDEARDYAAEEGLKPDGYAEQHEVVNETTPLDMSNSEFWSSFSSSEEALLECEGLILNLPLTPHSSCAKNASENLSFAAAQANALTYRVPANGYYFFVFSSENEVQTNFIRARFDLQKTRYDVARTTLRECTNSTERCNLPLDIFTSQKVVLEVPLRNNDSLWNEQFVIISECEPRTSIYMACVIAVPVLIMIFAFQ, encoded by the exons ATGACACGGGAACTGGAGCTAGGAGACGATATGAAGGAGTACTGGGGTTTCTACCTGCTGAAAGGATCTTCGGTGACTGTTTCCACTTGTGTgca ACACCCCGGCGCCTCCCTCATAATGATCAAAGGTTACAAGCACCTGCAAGAGTGCGCGTACATCGGAGACGACTCATCGGAAGAGATAGATGAACTGTACGAGGCATACAACCGTGGTCTACTCAACAACAGCACACTGCTGGAGAAGATACAGAACTTTAGAATTAATAATGAGAAGGCTAAAGCTAATGATCCTG GAGCGATGCGTCGTCACAAAGCAGGAGTAAGCTTCCATGATCCAAATCACGCAGCCAACACAAACTCAACAGATGAGAATAAGAACAATGTTGATGTTACTGAAGTTGATCATGATCCTAag GAACTAAGAGAAATCTTAGAGCGTCTCCACGCACTCCGGGAAGCAGCTAAGACGCAACACGCTAAGTACTACCAGCCACCTTCCAACCTTATGTCTCTGTCAGCTCGGTACAGACACAGGGACCCTGAGGTGGACATATCTGAGAGGAAATTCTTGTCTTTCCAAG acATTGATGGCAACAAtgatgaattaaataaaaatctagtcGAACCAAGTGTACCGACCACACCGACGAATAAAATCGATTCTGCATCGACTAAAGAAGACATACAAATTACAGAAACTAAAATTGAAGCAGTAAAAGAAGAATCAAATAGCAATAAAGAAGTAAAAGAGAATATTAGTAATACTAATACTGATGATGATGAAGCCACGGTTGAAGTTACAACAGTAGGTGAAGAAGTGGAATTGACGGAGGTGGAAACGAAATATGTTACAGAG AGTGCCGTACGACCATTAGTGGACGAACCCAATTCGAAGGAAGTGTTTGAAGATGTCCTTACCAGGCTACAGGCATTAGGAGAGAAAGGCAAGAGAGTACTCATCAAATTACATCAGACTATGGGAGTCGAATATCAAGAGAAg aCTCCATCTACAGCTAAATCCAATATAATGTCAGCCGTCACCGGCAGTGGGGAAGAATTAGACAGATTACGAAAGGTCCTAGTTGAAGCTATTGATGAAGAGAAAACCAGGTCTCAGAGACAAC AAAAACGTCACGCAGCAATGGAGCAAGCTCGCGCTAAGAGAGAACTAATGTTGGGACAAATTGAACTGAAAAAGCTTTTCAATGAAGATGATGAAGCAAGAGATTATGCAGCTGAAGAG GGTCTAAAACCAGACGGCTACGCAGAACAGCACGAAGTAGTAAACGAGACGACTCCACTAGACATGAGTAACTCAGAGTTCTGGTCATCGTTCTCCAGCAGTGAGGAAGCGCTCCTGGAGTGCGAGGGTCTGATCCTCAACCTGCCTCTCACTCCTCACAGCTCGTGTGCCAAGAACGCTTCGGAGAATCTGTCGTTTGCTGCTGCTCAAGCTAATGCGCTTACTTATAG GGTGCCAGCGAACGGCTACTACTTCTTCGTGTTCTCGTCTGAGAACGAGGTGCAGACCAACTTCATCCGCGCGCGCTTCGACCTGCAGAAGACCAGGTACGACGTGGCGCGGACCACGCTCAGGGAGTGCACTAACAGCACGGAGAGGTGTAACTTGCCGCTTGATATATTTACAAGTCagaag GTAGTATTAGAAGTGCCTCTACGGAACAACGACTCATTATGGAACGAGCAATTCGTGATCATATCGGAATGTGAACCTAGGACTTCAATATACATGGCCTGTGTCATCGCTGTGCCTGTCTTGATTATGATATTTGCTTTCCAATGA